The following are from one region of the Natrinema sp. HArc-T2 genome:
- the grxC gene encoding glutaredoxin 3 produces MTDQPRVEIYTKGSCTHCERAKDLFESKGVDYEAYDVSDDEERFDEMVERANDRKTAPQVFIDDEHVGGWDDTHELDETGELDELLGISNDEIVEHRPLIIAGTGIAGLTAAIYAGRANNEPLVIEGDEPGGQLTLTTDVANYPGFPEGIGGPELVNRMKEQATQFGADLKNGIIESVDDSSRPFRVELRTGDVYTADAVIAASGASARTLGVPGEDELMGYGLSTCATCDGAFFRDEDMLVVGGGDAAMEEATFLTKFADTVYIAHRREEFRAEDYWVDRVHEKVEEGEIELLKNTELIEIHGTQEDGVDHVTLVENDAGHPTDRLEDPETEEFDFDVGAVFYAIGHTPNTDYLENTGVQLDDEGYLETTGGDGGGQTETDVAGLFGAGDVVDFHYQQAVTAAGMGSKAALDADEYLEELERAGSSAEEAKAAAADD; encoded by the coding sequence ATGACCGATCAGCCACGCGTCGAGATCTATACTAAAGGCAGCTGTACACACTGCGAGCGAGCCAAGGATCTCTTCGAGAGCAAGGGCGTCGACTACGAGGCGTACGACGTCTCCGACGACGAGGAGCGCTTCGACGAGATGGTCGAGCGCGCAAACGACCGTAAGACCGCACCCCAAGTATTCATCGACGACGAACACGTCGGTGGCTGGGACGACACACACGAACTTGACGAGACCGGCGAACTCGACGAATTGCTCGGGATTTCCAACGACGAAATCGTCGAACACCGCCCACTGATCATCGCTGGGACCGGCATCGCTGGCCTGACCGCGGCGATCTACGCCGGGCGTGCGAACAACGAGCCGCTGGTCATCGAGGGCGACGAACCCGGCGGCCAGCTGACGCTGACCACCGACGTCGCCAACTACCCCGGCTTCCCCGAGGGCATCGGCGGCCCCGAGCTCGTCAACCGGATGAAAGAGCAGGCCACGCAGTTCGGTGCCGACCTCAAAAACGGGATCATCGAATCAGTTGACGACTCGAGCCGACCCTTCCGCGTCGAACTCAGAACCGGCGACGTCTACACCGCTGATGCAGTCATCGCCGCCTCCGGTGCGAGCGCTCGGACGCTCGGGGTTCCCGGCGAAGACGAACTCATGGGCTACGGTCTCTCGACGTGTGCGACCTGTGACGGCGCGTTCTTCCGCGATGAGGACATGCTCGTCGTCGGCGGTGGCGACGCCGCCATGGAGGAAGCGACCTTCCTCACGAAGTTCGCCGACACCGTCTACATCGCCCACCGCCGCGAGGAGTTCCGCGCGGAGGACTACTGGGTCGACCGCGTCCACGAAAAGGTCGAAGAAGGCGAGATCGAGCTCTTGAAAAACACCGAACTGATCGAGATCCACGGCACCCAAGAAGACGGCGTCGACCACGTTACCCTCGTCGAAAACGACGCCGGCCACCCCACCGACCGCCTCGAGGACCCCGAAACCGAGGAGTTCGACTTCGACGTCGGCGCGGTCTTCTACGCGATCGGTCACACCCCCAACACCGACTACCTCGAGAACACCGGCGTCCAACTGGACGACGAGGGCTACCTCGAGACCACCGGCGGCGACGGCGGCGGTCAGACCGAAACCGACGTCGCCGGCCTCTTCGGTGCCGGCGACGTCGTCGACTTCCACTACCAGCAGGCCGTCACTGCCGCTGGCATGGGCTCGAAAGCCGCATTGGATGCCGACGAGTATCTCGAGGAGCTGGAGCGTGCCGGCTCGAGCGCCGAGGAAGCCAAAGCGGCTGCGGCTGACGACTGA
- a CDS encoding transcription initiation factor IIB family protein, which yields MTDTNIRTYTSEQETEDEETTSVSDEQERCPECGGRLVSDDEHAETVCTECGLVVEEDEIDRGPEWRAFDAAEKDEKSRVGAPTTNMMHDQGLSTNIGWQDKDAYGRALSSRQRQKMQRLRTWNERFRTRDSKERNLKQALGEIDRMASALGLPENVRETASVIYRRALEEDLLPGRSIEGVATSSLYAAARQAGTPRSLDEISAVSRVEKMELTRTYRYIIRELGLEVKPADPEHYVPRFVSDLDLSDETERMARELLESARQEGVHSGKSPVGLAAASVYAAALLTNEKVTQNEVSEVASISEVTIRNRYKELLEASDTAAPA from the coding sequence ATGACTGATACGAACATTCGAACCTATACGAGCGAGCAAGAGACCGAGGACGAAGAAACCACGTCGGTATCCGACGAGCAGGAACGCTGTCCAGAGTGTGGCGGCCGACTCGTCTCGGACGACGAACACGCCGAGACGGTCTGTACCGAGTGTGGACTCGTCGTCGAGGAAGACGAGATCGACCGTGGCCCCGAATGGCGTGCGTTCGACGCCGCCGAGAAAGACGAGAAGTCCCGCGTCGGCGCGCCCACGACGAACATGATGCACGACCAGGGGCTCTCGACCAACATCGGCTGGCAGGACAAAGACGCCTACGGTCGGGCGCTCTCGAGCCGCCAGCGCCAGAAGATGCAACGGCTTCGCACCTGGAACGAGCGCTTCCGCACGCGTGACTCCAAGGAGCGCAACCTCAAACAGGCCCTCGGCGAGATCGACCGGATGGCATCCGCACTCGGCCTCCCCGAGAACGTCCGCGAGACGGCGAGTGTCATCTACCGACGCGCACTCGAGGAGGACCTGCTTCCAGGCCGATCGATCGAAGGCGTCGCGACCTCGTCGCTGTACGCCGCGGCCCGCCAGGCCGGCACGCCGCGCAGCCTCGATGAGATCTCGGCTGTCTCCCGCGTCGAGAAGATGGAGCTCACCCGCACCTACCGCTACATCATCCGGGAACTCGGTCTCGAGGTCAAACCCGCCGACCCCGAACACTACGTCCCGCGGTTCGTCAGCGATCTCGATCTCTCCGACGAAACCGAGCGGATGGCCCGCGAACTGCTCGAGTCGGCCCGCCAGGAGGGTGTCCACAGCGGTAAATCGCCGGTCGGCCTCGCGGCCGCGTCGGTCTACGCTGCCGCCTTGCTGACCAACGAGAAGGTCACCCAGAACGAGGTGAGCGAGGTCGCAAGCATCTCCGAAGTTACGATCCGCAACCGGTACAAGGAGCTGCTCGAGGCCTCTGATACGGCTGCACCTGCGTAA
- a CDS encoding chorismate mutase — MTREPTDTATDGGIDEETLTPEEMSLDELREEIRTIDQEIVELIAQRTYVADTIAAVKDEQGLPTTDETQEQQVMERAGDNAEQFDVDANLVKAIFRLLIELNKVEQRESR; from the coding sequence ATGACTCGAGAGCCAACAGACACGGCGACGGACGGTGGAATCGACGAGGAAACACTGACACCTGAGGAGATGAGCCTCGACGAACTGCGCGAGGAGATCCGGACGATCGACCAGGAGATCGTCGAACTGATCGCCCAGCGAACCTACGTCGCGGACACGATCGCCGCGGTCAAGGACGAACAGGGGTTGCCGACGACCGACGAAACGCAGGAACAGCAGGTCATGGAACGCGCAGGAGACAACGCCGAACAGTTCGACGTCGACGCGAATCTCGTCAAGGCGATTTTCCGGTTGCTGATCGAGTTGAACAAGGTCGAGCAGCGAGAATCACGCTAA
- a CDS encoding DUF357 domain-containing protein, protein MAADLEEKTDRYGELLTEALDAATIAPPEGTPMADAAADCYEMAASYLEDGNHFREQDDLVNALASFSYGHAWLDAGARVGLFDVPREGHLFTVE, encoded by the coding sequence ATGGCTGCCGATCTCGAGGAGAAGACGGACCGGTATGGCGAGTTACTTACAGAGGCGCTCGACGCGGCGACGATCGCACCGCCGGAGGGGACGCCGATGGCGGACGCGGCTGCTGACTGTTACGAGATGGCGGCCTCGTATCTCGAGGACGGAAATCACTTCCGAGAACAGGACGATCTCGTCAATGCGCTAGCGTCGTTTTCCTACGGCCACGCGTGGCTCGATGCCGGTGCTCGCGTCGGGCTGTTCGATGTCCCACGGGAGGGACACCTCTTCACGGTCGAATAA
- a CDS encoding shikimate kinase — translation MDGRAVAPAAGTVLNALATGTGSAFAIDLETTATVDLTDDGEIVGEIAGQPDADTGLIECCAELTIAEYADAAGLDESDVGARVRTESEVPMAAGLKSSSAAANATVLATLDALEVADAVDRIEACRLGVRAARDAGVTATGAFDDASASMLGGVTVTDNTSDALLAREEVDWHALVYTPPEQAYSADADVSACKRIAPMAELVEELALDGRYGEAMTVNGFAFSAALEFSTGPMIDAMPDVDGVSLSGTGPSYVAVGDRDSLEAVRERWDDRDGTTRLLQTRTDGTRTR, via the coding sequence ATGGATGGCCGTGCTGTCGCCCCCGCTGCCGGGACGGTACTCAACGCGCTCGCGACCGGGACCGGCTCGGCGTTCGCGATCGACCTCGAGACGACGGCGACCGTCGATCTCACTGATGACGGCGAAATCGTCGGCGAGATCGCCGGTCAGCCCGACGCCGACACGGGGCTTATCGAGTGCTGTGCCGAACTGACGATCGCGGAGTACGCCGACGCGGCGGGACTCGACGAATCGGATGTGGGCGCGCGCGTCCGCACCGAAAGCGAGGTGCCGATGGCAGCCGGCCTCAAAAGTTCCAGCGCCGCAGCCAACGCGACGGTTCTCGCGACCCTCGACGCCCTCGAAGTCGCAGACGCGGTCGACCGGATCGAGGCCTGTCGGCTCGGAGTTCGAGCGGCCCGCGACGCCGGCGTGACCGCGACGGGCGCGTTCGACGACGCCAGCGCGAGCATGCTCGGCGGCGTGACCGTCACCGACAACACAAGCGACGCGCTGCTCGCCCGCGAGGAAGTCGACTGGCACGCGCTGGTCTATACGCCACCGGAACAGGCCTACAGCGCCGACGCCGACGTCTCGGCCTGTAAGCGCATTGCTCCCATGGCCGAACTCGTCGAAGAACTCGCACTCGACGGTCGCTACGGCGAGGCCATGACCGTCAACGGGTTTGCCTTCTCGGCTGCCCTCGAGTTCTCCACGGGTCCGATGATCGACGCCATGCCCGACGTTGACGGCGTCTCGCTGTCCGGCACCGGCCCCAGCTACGTCGCCGTCGGCGATCGGGACTCGCTCGAGGCCGTGCGAGAGCGATGGGACGACCGCGACGGAACGACACGATTACTGCAGACGCGAACCGACGGAACACGAACACGATGA